Proteins encoded in a region of the Procambarus clarkii isolate CNS0578487 chromosome 28, FALCON_Pclarkii_2.0, whole genome shotgun sequence genome:
- the LOC123748347 gene encoding uncharacterized protein: MNRFRMWLMKSGLSEVQGTYDKVLEQELMVVKISILERAFILVATASPSSHSIFQQPQHHPAATASPSSHSITQQPQHHPAATASPSSHSITQQPQHHPATTASPSSHSITQHHPAATASPSSHSITQQPHHPPAATPSPSSHSITQQPQHHPATTASPISHTITQQPQHHPAATASPSSHSITGDGVASPLPRLRQ, translated from the coding sequence atgaacaggtttcgtatgTGGTTGATGAAGTCTGGTCTTAGTGAAGTACAGGGAACCTACGATAAAGTTTTGGAGCAAGAGTTAATGGTTGTGAAGATTAGCATACTTGAGAGAGCATTTATCCTGGTGGCCACAGCATCACCCAGCAGCCACAGCATCTTCCAGCAGCCACAGCATCACCCAGCAGCCACAGCATCACCCAGCAGCCACAGCATCACCCAGCAGCCACAGCATCACCCAGCAGCCACAGCATCACCCAGCAGCCACAGCATCACCCAGCAGCCACAGCATCACCCAGCAACCACAGCATCACCCAGCAGCCACAGCATCACCCAGCATCACCCAGCAGCCACAGCATCACCCAGCAGCCACAGCATCACCCAgcaaccacaccatcccccagcagccacaccatcacccagcaGCCACAGCATCACCCAGCAGCCACAGCATCACCCAGCAACCACAGCATCACccatcagccacaccatcacccagcaGCCACAGCATCACCCAGCAGCCACAGCATCACCCAGCAGCCACAGCATCACAGGAGACGGCGTCGCCTCGCCACTCCCTCGACTTAGACAATGA